Below is a window of Sinomonas terrae DNA.
GAGGAGGACCCCGCGGGCGTTGTGGTCCCAGTAGGGGGTCAGGGCCCCGGTCCAGTAGGGCAGCGACAGCAGGCCCTCGGCGCCCGGGGGCAGCTGGGCGGCTGCCGTTTCCAGCACCTGCTCAGGGGTCAGGCCGAGCCCGAGCAGGCGGGCGTCGATCCCGGCGAAGTTCTCCACGAACCAGTTCAGGTTCACGGTGCCGCCGCCGATGAAGGTCTCGAGGGTGTAGCGTCCTGGCACGGCCGCGGACAGAGTGCGGTATTCGCGGGCATAGGAGTAGCGGTCGGTGTAGGTGCCGGAGACGATCCCGCTGCCCAGATTCAGGTAGGCGCGTCCCCCGATGGTCCCGCCGGTGCCGAGCTGCGCGCACTGGCCGTCTCCCGCGCCGGCCACGACAGCCACTCCCGAGGAGAGTCCGAGGCGTGCTGCGACGTCGTCGCCGAGGTACCCGAGGATGCTTCCGGGGGGACGCAGCTGGCTGAGGTTGCCGCGTTCGATTCCAGCGGCCTTCAGCAGGGATTCGTCGTAGTCGAAGGTGGACATGTCCACCAGGCCCAGGGGATCAGCTGAAGCCCACGAGGTGAGCCACTGCCCGGTGAGGCGGTGGACGAGGAATCCGTGCACGTCGACCACGCGGCCGATCCGGGCCAGTGTCTCGGGCTCGTGCTTGGCGAGCCAGAGCAGCTTGTACCAGGCGGGAGTGGGGTTGGGGGGCTTGCCTGTGATGTGGTGCACCTCTTCGGTGCCGTATCTGGCGACCTCGTCGGTTGCCCGGGTGTCCATCCAGAGCATGGCCGGCCGGAGGGGAACGCCTCCCTCGTCGACGCAGACGAAGCTCTCGCGCTGATGGGTGATGCACAGGGCTCCGATCCGGGAGGCGTCGATGGTCTGTACGGCGCGGCGGATGGCTTCGGCGGTCGCGGTCCACCAGTCTTCGGCGTTCTGCTCGCCCCACCCCGGGCGGGGCTGGCTGAGGTCGAAGGCCCGGCGCACCTGGGAGAGCACCTCGCCTTCCGCATTCCAGACCACGGCCTTGGCGGCGGTGGTGGAGCAGTCGATCCCGATCACGTGGTCGCGCATCAGGCTCACCCCTGGCCTTCGGCCGCGGCGACGGCCTGGTGGG
It encodes the following:
- a CDS encoding xylulokinase; the encoded protein is MRDHVIGIDCSTTAAKAVVWNAEGEVLSQVRRAFDLSQPRPGWGEQNAEDWWTATAEAIRRAVQTIDASRIGALCITHQRESFVCVDEGGVPLRPAMLWMDTRATDEVARYGTEEVHHITGKPPNPTPAWYKLLWLAKHEPETLARIGRVVDVHGFLVHRLTGQWLTSWASADPLGLVDMSTFDYDESLLKAAGIERGNLSQLRPPGSILGYLGDDVAARLGLSSGVAVVAGAGDGQCAQLGTGGTIGGRAYLNLGSGIVSGTYTDRYSYAREYRTLSAAVPGRYTLETFIGGGTVNLNWFVENFAGIDARLLGLGLTPEQVLETAAAQLPPGAEGLLSLPYWTGALTPYWDHNARGVLLGLTGIHQKAHVYRALLEGLAFEQRLLTTGAEEAQAQPLTEIIALGGGSRSPLWCQILADVMQRTVSVVREPESTCLGAGMLAAAAVGVHESIESAVEAMSGTGRSYDPQPEPAAAYEKLYAVYRDIYSANRELFARLAEATR